ACTTTGATATTTTTACAATGAATATTCTCGAGCAGTTCCTCGAAGGTTATCAGGGATGTCTGCTGCTCGTCAGCCACGACCGCTATTTTATGGACAAAACCGTAGACAGTCTTTTCATCATGGAAGAAGACGGAAATATCAGCGGCTTTGTTGGAAAATGTTCGGAGTATATTGATTACCGCGAAGAAAAACGAAAAGAAGAAAAAGAAGATTCGTCACGAACTTCAGCCAACTCAACTGCCGGGGGCGTTGCGGGGGTGTCCCCCGCTGGAGAGGGTGGCGAGCAACGAAGTGCGAGCCAGGGGGAGACTTCCCCCTCTTCTCAAAAGAAAAAACTTTCTTTCAAGGAACAAAAAGAATTCGAACAGTTGAACGAAGAAATCCCGGCGCTCGAAGCAGAACAAAAATCGCTTGAAGAAAAAATGGCCTCAAGCGATTTTGAAAAAGTCCGCGTTGCCGGAGAACGCTATAAAGAAATCGAAGCGCTGCTCGAAGAAAAGTATCCGCGCTGGGAAGAACTGGCAGAGCGGGCTTAACACTCCGAACACGCCGCTTTTACATCTGCAAGAGTGAACTCTGCGCGTCCTTCCTGTCCGGCACGTAAAGCGGCGCCGTTCAGTACGCTTTCAATTTTCGCACAGGAATATCCGTTGAACAGACGGGCAAGCACATCCGCAGTACACTCTGCTGCCGGCGCCTTCCCGCGTGTATACATTTCTACCAGCTTACGGCGGGCTGCCTCATCAGGATAAGGAACAGTGAGTTTTGCATCAAAACGGCCCGGGCGAATAAGAGCCGGGTCCAGCGCTTTAATGCTGTTTGTTGCAGCAATTACAAGTACACCATTCGAAGCTTCAAAACCGTCGAGTTCATTAAGAAGCGCTGTAACGATTCGTGTATTTTCAGTTTCAAGTGCTGAACCGTTGTAATTTCTGATTGTACCGATACCATCAAACTCATCAATAAAAACAATACAAGGAGCGCGACGGCGGGCCTTCTTAAAAAGCAGCTTTACCTTAAGCGGACCAATTGCCATGAACATACTTTCAAAATCAGTTGCTTTGGCAGGAATGAAATTTATTCGGGCCTCACCAGCAAGAGCCTTTGCAAAAAGAGTTTTTCCGTTTCCAGGTTCGCCTTCAAGAAGAATTCCCTT
The Treponema bryantii DNA segment above includes these coding regions:
- a CDS encoding ATP-dependent metallopeptidase FtsH/Yme1/Tma family protein — protein: MKKINVRFFVILIAAVLCCAGYFAWNYFDNKEENVSYVDFWQCVEAGDVSSVKFEGNTIHFSVKTNSEKFKTQNPNSPVLQEELMKRAIEVTVAKDGTEILSLIFDLIFYLFFFGVIFIAFRKFISPNTFKVVHKTGVKFDDVVGMDKLKRDMVQVMEIMKKPAEYAKKGIRMPKGILLEGEPGNGKTLFAKALAGEARINFIPAKATDFESMFMAIGPLKVKLLFKKARRRAPCIVFIDEFDGIGTIRNYNGSALETENTRIVTALLNELDGFEASNGVLVIAATNSIKALDPALIRPGRFDAKLTVPYPDEAARRKLVEMYTRGKAPAAECTADVLARLFNGYSCAKIESVLNGAALRAGQEGRAEFTLADVKAACSEC